Proteins from one Anopheles nili chromosome 2, idAnoNiliSN_F5_01, whole genome shotgun sequence genomic window:
- the LOC128722699 gene encoding uncharacterized protein LOC128722699: MDGSAQRPAPVAGLPGKDTLPVIGRSVNAKYRRHSDPTKIFETDALKADNNRSSIVKAKHKKEKSFPVAWRSELNKPRSGSAQARLENLRAALQKEIDDQKEQKSKASTSESKLSSDQNSFPVQTLKKEKNGRESELKSKYDEGLSNYPRYFYCIVDTCVFINHYKDIDNFLTKKFADRQPILIVPYKVLDELDIVKYKKPHLETQIMPVIKFLHRMLRAKDPRIKGQHPWDDTVEFMPINSPDDSIINCALQVQSVADSEAKVLVVSNDCNMLTKALVAHLDSCTMAELQKDYKF; the protein is encoded by the exons ATGGACGGCAGCGCCCAAAGACCCGCACCCGTTGCAGGACTGCCCGGAAAGG ATACTCTACCCGTAATCGGTAGATCTGTAAATGCCAAGTACCGTCGACACAGCGATCCGACCAAAATATTCGAAACTGATGCATTGAAAGCAGATAATAACCGTTCAAGCATTGTCAAGGCTAAACacaaaaaggagaaaagcTTCCCAGTGGCTTGGCGAAGTGAATTGAATAAACCGCGGTCTGGATCAGCTCAAGCGAGGCTTGAAAACTTACGTGCCGCCTTGCAGAAGGAGATTGATGATCAGAAAGAACAAAAGTCTAAAGCATCAACAAGTGAATCGAAACTTTCTTCTGATCAAAATAGCTTTCCTGTACAGACC ctgaaaaaggaaaagaatggTCGAGAGTCAGAGCTGAAATCAAAGTACGACGAAGGATTATCCAATTATCCGAGGTACTTCTACTGCATTGTTGACACCTGCGTTTTCATCAACCATTACAAGGACATTGATAATTTCCTAACGAAAAAGTTTGCAG ACCGTCAACCAATTTTGATTGTACCTTACAAAGTTCTTGATGAACTCGATATAgtgaaatacaaaaaacctCATCTAGAGACGCAGATTATGCCTGTAATAAAATTTCTACACCGGATGCTGCGAGCGAAAGATCCTAGGATAAAGGGTCAACATCCTTGGGACGATACCGTGGAGTTTATGCCGATAAATTCACCAGATGATTCCATCATTAACTGTGCTCTTCAGGTGCAGTCTGTGGCCGATAGTGAGGCAAAGGTTTTGGTGGTATCCAACGATTGCAATATGCTAACGAAAGCACTTGTGGCTCATTTGGATTCCTGTACGATGGCAGAACTCCAAAAGGATTACAAGTTCTAA
- the LOC128722710 gene encoding uncharacterized protein LOC128722710 — translation MFFLTSVRSIRSVYLNIRCLSTFNCNWAAIKTVQEKVDPYTKIHINCAYDLKIVPYDLLDCPDSNILKATVKHGEKENSFAVKVSEKLVSISSKQSSEGAECILEVPIKADLQIHNNGNTSIADLYSDDISVESTGNIETKGLRSTNIKLCSTAGNITCRGITLAQNIVASTTGRGNIFLDKLQGASVSATTESGKISVNASYSNKSSFQTIDGDLELKSIHKDCTVQSSGGKNVIMNGFYGTLNANISSENVSLQLSEIVANSNITATSTQTLQLNLADTVFETSSVTVNAPNLELDSNIDEKSVKQNGNSTTFGKSEAENTLHVKTNGSVVLRKMSWADSFSFGGVDAKNE, via the exons ATGTTTTTCCTCACTTCTGTTAGAAGTATTCGCAgtgtttatttaaatatcCGTTGTCTATCGACATTTAATTGCAATTGGGCCGCTATTAAAACGGTACAAGAAAAGGTAGATCCATACACAAAAATTCACATTAACTGCGCGTACGACTTGAAAATCGTACCTTATGATCTACTTGACTGTCCAGATTCTAATATACTCAAGGCGACAGTGAAGCatggtgaaaaagaaaatagttTTGCCGTAAAAGTGTCAGAAAAACTTGTCTCTATTTCAAGTAAACAAAGCTCTGAAGGCGCAGAATGTATTCTTGAAGTACCTATCAAGGCTGATCTTCAAATCCATAATAACGGGAATACTTCTATAGCGGATCTGTACAGCGACGATATTTCGGTGGAAAGCACAGGAAACATCGAGACGAAAGGCCTGCGCTCCACAAACATTAAGCTATGCAGCACTGCTGGCAACATTACATGTCGTGGAATTACGCTTGCACAAAACATAGTCGCGAGTACCACTGGTAGAGGGAACATATTCCTGGACAAGCTGCAGGGCGCATCAGTCAGCGCAACCACTGAGTCGGGCAAGATTTCGGTGAACGCAAGTTACTCTAACAAAAGTTCCTTTCAAACAATTGACGGAGATTTAGAGTTGAAAAGCATCCACAAAGACTGCACCGTGCAGTCATCTGGTGGGAAAAACGTTATCATGA ATGGCTTTTACGGTACGTTAAACGCAAACATAAGCAGCGAGAACGTGTCTTTGCAACTCTCGGAAATCGTtgccaacagcaacatcacGGCTACCTCGACTCAGACCCTGCAACTCAATCTCGCCGATACTGTTTTCGAAACATCATCCGTAACTGTGAACGCTCCGAACTTGGAGTTGGACAGTAACATAGATGAAAAATCCgtcaaacaaaatggaaatagTACGACATTTGGTAAATCCGAAGCTGAAAATACATTGCACGTTAAAACGAACGGCTCCGTAGTATTGCGGAAGATGTCTTGGGCAGACAGTTTCTCCTTCGGTGGTGTAGATGCAAAAAATGAGTAA
- the LOC128722720 gene encoding nuclear RNA export factor 2: protein MAIETTSADRIASDQNMQEHDENSFYNVHSMSKQKLVMRTGELGMEIEPKLASQLYNESNLQYDQTLLNRVDVWHQVMVHHDNNCSKQKVLEILFNAVPTSDFFPVAYRRYVNLDFFMIRMCTQALMKLFEGGLKLKSGQTELPISVRLGAARFCSGQIFPRQVIEKAVKERCDNATQYGNMNMLNLDCFAAHSYVDELCINLGNRTQFEAVCSVIGNVLSEAAHINTLRLSNNGISHISLLAGLKANQLVSLDLRGNRIKHPSLLRHLRELPLLELYVADNGLTEVPDHQKLLCTFFPKLLKLDSNLIQTQAVNALYNVDDVEEVEITSPGTLLTASDLNLEAFQKYQMSPNWHLMTVHHGGTCNKQDILDALLNLLDAHQFFPCYYKTYSKRDEFLVKSCFKALKILVNQKLKLPIPSRHTVLTLSLAMNVAVPGDRDVKPLKKLEHFVSKRFHLGNLDLCSMQTALNEYKFVDFRARSRSTLDYMINYAAEKYSASCFVLRLRHNELQNCMALTSLSKFKKLVSLDLRFNSLAKISDLRGIPYNTINEVFLDNNPLCSTVSSSVDYVQQVKKYFSMLQQLDGSPLVGNFSVFQNYICTPEAYKFAEMFVQHYFSLYDSFERDKLHELYHSKAQFSMTCGFDINQSVPLNPLQQAQANYNHFSRNILQFNGNTDRSMSMLILGNERIGCLLMSFPSTVFDLYSFHIDVPIFTPDHVLITVHGRLKEGESSLLSQSLGFTRTWLIKPCGKGKHLFENALEYKIHNDMLHLYSTTDQENEIPSNGNEAKQNTDAQKDAPLSDGDDRTNALIVLQELTRLDHQWATRCLEESSWNLKLALNVFLKLYESKRIPPAAFVDGAS, encoded by the exons ATGGCCATCGAAACCACATCAGCTGATCGGATTGCTTCGGATCAAAATATGCAGGAACATGACGAAAACTCATTCTACAATGTGCACAGCatgtcaaaacaaaaactggtAATGCGCACAGGGGAATTAGGTATGGAAATCGAACCCAAGCTGGCGAGCCAATTGTACAACGAATCCAATCTCCAGTATGATCAGACCTTGCTCAATCGGGTCGATGTTTGGCATCAGGTTATGGTGCATCACGACAACAACTGTTCCAAACAAAAGGTCCTAGAAATACTCTTCAATGCCGTTCCGACCAGTGACTTTTTCCCGGTGGCGTATCGGCGGTACGTTAACCTTGATTTTTTCATGATCAGAATGTGTACCCAGGCGCTAATGAAGCTGTTCGAAGGTGGTCTGAAGCTGAAGTCTGGTCAAACCGAGCTACCGATAAGCGTACGATTGGGTGCGGCTAGATTTTGTAGCGGGCAAATTTTTCCCCGTCAAGTCATAGAGAAGGCCGTAAAGGAAAGATGCGACAACGCGACACAGTACGGAAACATGAACATGCTGAATTTAGATTGCTTTGCCGCGCATAGTTATGTGGATGAGCTTTGCATTAACCTCGGCAATAGGACTCAATTTGAGGCTGTGTGTTCGGTAATTGGCAATGTGCTGAGTGAAGCCGCCCACATTAACACGCTGCGGCTGTCGAACAATGGAATCAGCCATATTTCTCTTTTAGCTGGTTTGAAAGCAAATCAGCTTGTTAGCTTGGATTTGAGAGGCAATCGCATCAAACACCCAAGTTTGCTTCGACATTTGAGAGAACTGCCTTTACTGGAGCTGTACGTAGCAGACAATGGCCTCACTGAAGTCCCGGATCATCAGAAACTTCTGTGTACTTTCTTTCCAAAGCTGCTGAAGCTG GACTCGAATCTGATACAAACTCAAGCAGTAAATGCGCTGTATAATGTAGATGACGTTGAAGAAGTGGAAATAACTTCACCTGGTACATTGCTGACTGCGAGCGATTTGAACTTAGAGGCTTTTCAAAAGTACCAAATGTCGCCGAATTGGCATCTAATGACAGTGCACCACGGTGGTACCTGCAACAAGCAGGATATTTTGGATGCACTGCTTAATCTGTTGGACGCGCACCAATTTTTCCCTTGCTATTACAAAACGTATTCCAAAAGAGATGAATTTCTCGTAAAATCATGTTTCAAAGCACTGAAAATTCTGGTAAACCAAAAACTGAAATTGCCCATTCCGTCACGACATACTGTACTGACGCTTTCGTTGGCGATGAATGTTGCCGTCCCAGGCGATAGAGATGTGAAACCGCTTAAAAAACTGGAGCATTTCGTTAGTAAGCGATTCCATTTAGGCAATCTTGATCTGTGCTCTATGCAGACAGCTCTGAATGAATACAAATTTGTGGATTTTCGTGCCCGAAGCCGGAGCACGTTGGATTACATGATAAACTATGCTGCTGAGAAATACAGCGCGAGTTGTTTTGTATTGCGGCTACGCCACAATGAGCTGCAGAACTGTATGGCCTTGACAAGTTTATCGAAATTTAAAAAGCTGGTGTCTCTCGATTTACGATTCAATTCG CTCGCCAAAATATCCGATCTGCGCGGTATACCTTACAATACTATCAATGAAGTATTTCTCGATAACAATCCATTATGCAGCACGGTATCTTCTAGCGTAGATTACGTGCAACAGGTGAAGAAGTATTTTAGCATGCTGCAGCAGCTTGATGGAAGTCCTCTAGTGGGAAATTTCAGCGTTTTTCAGAACTATATTTGCACTCCGGAGGCGTATAAATTTGCAGAGATGTTCGTGCAACACTACTTTTCGTTGTATGATTCGTTCGAACGAGATAAGTTGCATGAGCTGTACCATTCAAAGGCGCAGTTTTCTATGACGTGTGGTTTCGATATAAATCAGTCGGTCCCACTGAATCCACTGCAACAGGCCCAAGCTAATTACAACCATTTCAGCCGTAACATACTGCAGTTTAACGGTAACACGGACCGTTCGATGTCGATGCTTATTTTGGGTAACGAACGTATCGGTTGCTTGTTAATGTCCTTCCCCAGCACAGTATTCGATTTATATTCGTTTCATATCGATGTGCCAATTTTTACACCGGATCATGTGCTTATTACTGTGCACGGTCGGTTGAAGGAGGGCGAATCGTCGTTGCTGAGTCAGAGCCTGGGATTTACGCGTACTTGGCTCATCAAGCCGTGTGGCAAAGGAAAGCATCTATTCGAAAATGCATTGGAGTACAAAATTCATAACGACATGCTTCATTTGTACTCCACGACGGAccaagaaaatgaaattcctTCAAATGGAAACGAGGCCAAGCAAAACACGGATGCTCAGAAA GATGCACCCCTTTCCGACGGAGATGATCGAACAAATGCTCTAATCGTGCTACAGGAATTGACGCGTCTGGATCATCAGTGGGCTACACGTTGTTTGGAAGAATCTTCTTGGAATCTGAAGCTGGCGTTGAACGTGTTTTTGAAATTATACGAGTCAAAGCGCATTCCACCTGCTGCATTTGTGGACGGCGCATCGTAG